AGTTGTTGAATTTTCAGTAATTTGAACATCATCAGCATAAATTGATTTAACAACGATAATTTTTTCTCTAGCTCGTGAAATAGCTACATTTAAAGCATTTTTTCCGCCTGCTCTTGCGACATAAGTTCCATATAACGATGTATTTTTATCATAAACTACTGACATAATAACAAGGTCAGCTTCATCACCTTGTATATTTTCAATATTTTTAAGTGAAATTTGTCCTGAATTAATAGCATTTTCAAGTTCGGGTTCATTACCAAAAATTAAATTCATTAAATAATCTTGTTGTTTAACGTTAAACACTAAAACAATAATCTTTTTATATTTAGCAAGATTTTCCTTGATAATTTCAATAACTTTGGTGCCTTCTTCCACATTCATGCTATTGTTTCAAGCTCCATTTACTTGAACAACATCAATGGCCTTGTCTTTATTTAAAGAAACTTCATAATCATCGATTACATCTAATTTAGAATCATAAAAGTGCTTTGAACTAAATGTCATTAGCGCCGCCAATTTAGAACGATAGTTTTTATTTAGTAAAATTGAGAAAACTCCACGATTACGAGCATAGGCAAGTAGTGATTCAATATGCCCAAGTTCATCTTCTTCATCAAAATTATAGGTTACCGAAAATCAACGAGTTGGTTGCATTTGTTGACTATCACCAGCTAAGATTTTTCTTTTTGCTAAGTATAAAATTGGTATACCTTTTTCTAAAAACATTTGGCTTGATTCATCAAGAATTGCATAATCAAATTCTTCTTTTTCTCACATTGAGAGATCAATTTCTGGAGTTGTAATAATTATTGGAAATAACAATTTAATAATTTCACGATATCTATGGAAAAATAGATAAGGTTTTAATTTCGCGGTACGAATCGACAAAGTAAAGTCATTATAAAGTGCTAATTGCTTACCAGAAAAGTTAGAAACAATTTCAAATTTTTTCTCTAAAATCATTTCTGAAAGAATTTTTTCGTTGTTTAATTCAATACTCTTAGACTTAATTATATTTTTATACTCATCAATAATATCAACTACCGAATCATAATTAACCTTATCAATAAATTTTAAGCATTTATCAATATCGACACTGAAAAGTGAACTGTCACTTGCTAAAATTTCAGCAACACGTTTAATTGATGAAGGATAAAATGTGAAAAAGTGAGGTTTTTTTCCTAAATTAACTTCATATAAATGTTTCATAATTGATTTTTTATCTAATAAAACCTTATTGAATTCGTATTTTAGTTCACGATCTAATAATTTTAAATTTTCAAATAGTGATTCCGAGAAATTAACATTGGTAAGAGCTGAATAAAATTGTAGAAGATTATCAATATTTGGATTGTTATGTAAGCGACTAATGGTGTCAACATAATTTTTATCCTCAAGTGAAAAAATACTAATTCCCTTTTCTGAGTTTGTTCTACTGCAGTGTTCTAATTCATAAATGTATTTTTGAAGTGGTTGATAGAATTCATCTAATTGAACATGCTTATCACTTAAAGCAAATAAGCAAAATTTAGAAATTGATTTTAAACGCTTTTTCAATACATCTAAAGCTGCTTTTTTTTGTGATACAACAAGACCAGAATAACCATGAGCTACAATATTAGCAATTAAATTACTAATTGTTTGTGATTTTCCTGTACCGGGAGGACCTCAAATTATTGTATCTTGATATAGAGCGGAAATAGTTGCACAATCCTGTGAAAAATTGGTTTTTTGAATTTTAAATAATTTAAAATGTTTATCAAAAATTACTCGTTTCACAGTTTCAACATATTTAACTTTACTAATTTTTGGATTTAAAATGTAATCAAATTCATCATTTTCGATAATTTTTTTCATTTGATTTCATAAATAGCCTGATGAAACATTATAAAATCCCAACACCATTCCTTGATGAAATTCAATAGAAGTATTGCTAATTTTATCTTGTTCTAAATCAGGAATAGCATTTTTAATTGTTTCAGGAATTTGATAAATTGGACTTCAGATTTCTTTAAAATAATTAAAAACTTCTTCCATAGTAGCATTTGAAAAATTAAAAGTATCAACATTGATCATAAATCCTTGTTGGCTTAAAAAAGTTATTAATTTACTATTAATTCTAATATCAGAACTAGATTCTAAATAAACAAGTGAATTTTCAATACGAATTGTTACTTCTTTAAAAAATAGGGGTGCAAAAATAATTTTTTTGTCAGTCTTAATTGATATAAAAAAGAATCCCAAATGTAATGGCCAAATATTTGTTTCAATATTAATGTTTTTTGCGTTATTTAAAATCTTCTTTCATTTAACGATAGATTTTTGAAATTCCGTTTCTAAATTATTTAATAAAAGTTGTTTAGCTTTTTCAAAATTATTATTTAATGCTTTAAAAATTGCATTATCAATCCGACGATTATATTCCTTAAAAATAGAAATTACTTCAAATTTATTAGTTGCAACTGCCACTTTTTCGCTAATGATGCGATTACTATTTTCTTTTAAAATGTGATTAATATGATGATGAGTATAAAAATTATCAAATGTTTCTACTCCAAAGTTTTTTAAAACATCGAAAAATTTTTCATTATCTACTGAAGAGAATAGTGATGAGTCATTAGTTTCAATGTTTTGCAAATTTGCTAAAATCGTTTGATATTTTACTTCGTTATTTTCCATTATTCAATTTCCTTTCTAATTTTTTGTTCTAAATACTTAGCTGAATTGCCAATCACTAAAGAAATTTGTTGACTTTGAAAACTAATGCCAGTAATTCCATCCAATGATTTTAAAGCTGAGCTGTCAACTTTTTTTCGATCAATAAAAGCAATTTTAACTACCTTTTGTGTAGCATTAACATCTACGATGTTGTCCTTTCCACCGATGAATTTTAAAAATTCATCATAGTCAAATGATAGTTTCTCTTGAATGCTTAAATAGTCTTTAGGTTTCTTTTGTTGATATTTTTTCTTTCAATATATACAAATAAAACCTAATGTTAATATGCATAGAAGAATGTATAAAAATTTATGCTTTTTGTTCATTTTTGCCTCATTTTTAAATTGTAATATTTCCATATAACAGGTCTTTTATAATTATATTTTATTTATTTAATAATATTACTAAAAATAACAATCGCGACATTATCATTTTTATTTTTGTAGTTTGTATTAAAATTAATTAAAGATTTAAGCAATCCAAGAAAGGGTATTAAAAATGCAAAAAAAAATAATGCTTAGTGGCATCACGGCAACAGGAAAATTAACAATTGCCAATTTCATTGGTGCAATTAAAAATATTGTCAAACTACAAGATAAATATGACAATTATGTTTTCATAGCCGACCTTCATGCTCTAACACTTCCAATCGATAAAAAAGAACTTGCTAATAATCGTCGAGATATTTTTGCTTTATTTCGCGCCTGTGGCGTTGATTTGAATAAAACAACTTTATTTTTTCAATCTGATGTTATTGAACATGGATTAATGAATTGATTAATTTTAACAAATACAAGTATCGGTGAATTATCACGAATGACACAATTTAAAGATAAATCAACGAAGATTAAAAGTGCAAATGGTATGGAAACAATTCCAACAGGGCTACTAATGTATCCAACTTTAATGGTAGCCGATATTCTACTATATAATGCTGATATTATTCCAGTTGGAATTGATCAAAAACAACATGTTGAATTAACAAGGAACTTAGCCATTAGATTAAATAATAAATATAAGACTGATTTTAAAATTCCAGAGCCTTTTATTCCTGAAATTGGGGCAAAAATTATGTCATTGACTGAACCAACTAAAAAAATGTCAAAATCAGATACTAACCAAAAATCATCAATTTATCTTTTAGACAATCCAGATGAAGCTTATAAAAAAATTATGCGCTCAGTTACTGATTCTGAAGGAAAAATTTATGTTGACGATTCAAAACCAGGCATTACAAATCTATTAAGCATTTATAGCGCAATTAAAGATATTACTCTTAAAGATGCTGAACTTGAATTTAAAGACAAAAATTACGGAGAATTAAAACAAGCAGTTGGTGAAGAAGTTAAAGCTTTATTAACAAAAATTCAAGAAAATTATTCAATTCACATCAAAAATGTAGAGCAAGAAAGTCAGATTGGAGCTTTGAAAGCTAGAAAAACTGCAAACGAAAACATGAACAAATTAATGAAAGGAATGGGACTAAGTCATGAAAGTTAATAAAAATTTAAATCATTCAACTAGTCATTTATTAGCGGCAGCGATTTTAAAATTATATCCAAATGCAAAATTAGCAATTGGACCAGCAATTGACGAAGGATTTTATTACGATTTCGAAATTGAAGAAGGAATTTTAGAGTCAGATCTACCAAGAATTGAAAAATTAATGAAGAAAATGGCTATGCAAGGATATGAGATGAAATTAGTTGATGAATCTCAATATTCATTTGATAATCAACCATATAAAAAAGAATTGCGAGATGAATTTGTTAGAGAAGGTAAAAAAATAACCTTCTATCAATACTATCATCCTAAAAATAATGAAATATTATTCACAGATCTTTGCTCAGGTGGCCATATCAGCAACACTAAAGAAATCAAACACTTTAAATTGCTATCAGTTGCCGGAGCCTATTGACGGGGAGATTCTAAAAACAAAATGTTAACGCGAATCTATGGAACCGCTTGAGAAACAGAAGATGAGTTAAAACAATATCTTGCTATTCTAGAAGAAAGAAAAGAACGTGACCATCGAAAAATTGGTAAAGAATTGGGAATTTTTACATTTAACCAATTAAGTGGACAAGGACTGCCAATTTGACTTGAAGATGGAATGAAAATTCATAACGCCATTCGTGATTATGTTTTAAAATTAGATAAAAAATTCGGATTTCAAGAAGTGCTAACTCCACATTTTGGAGAAAAAAAATTGTATGAAATTAGTGGCCACTGAGATCATTATCAAGACACAATGTTTAAACCATTAAAAATGGATAATGAAATTCTTGTGCCGCGACCAATGACATGTCCACATCATATTTTGCTTTTCAATTCATCACGCCATTCATATAAAGAATTGCCAATTAGATATTCAGAGCAATCAAGATTATATCGTTATGAAAAATCGGGAGCATTATCTGGACTTGAAAGAGTTAGATCAATGGATTTAACTGAAGGCCATGTTTTTGTTAGAATTGATCAAATTAAAGATGAATTTAAACATTTATATAAAATGATTGTCCAAGCATTAAATGATTTCAAAATTGAGATTGATCATATTTCACTTTCATTACGTGATCCTAATAATAGTGAAAAATTCTTTAGCGATGATGAAATGTGAAACCATGCAGAAAATGATTTACGTGATGTACTAAATGAGTTAAAAATTGAATACAAAGAGTTCATTGGAGAAGCTGCTTTTTATGGACCTAAAATTGATATTCAAATTAAAACTGCTTTGAATAAAATTATTACAATGTCAACACTACAATTAGATTTTCTTCTTCCAATGAGATTTAATATGAAATATGTTGATGATAATGAAGAAATGAAAGTTCCAGTATTAATTCATCGTGGATTAATTGGCACATATGAGAGATTTATTGCCACATTGCTTGAGCAAACAAAAGGTGTTTTACCTTATTGATTGAGCCCACATCAAGTAACAATTATGCCTATCAATAGTGAATTAAATGAACATTGCCAAAAACTATATGAAGAATTATTAGACCTTGATATTAATGTTAATGTTGATTTACGAAATGAAAGAATTAACCGTAAAATTAGGGATGCTCAAATTCAAAAAACTAAATTTATTGTTGTTATTGGAGCAGAAGAGCAAAAAAATGATACAGTATCAGTTAGAGAATACGGTTCTGAAAAAAGCCAAATATTTACAAAACATGATTTTATTAAAAAACTATTAGAACTTAAACATATGAAATAATTAACACAGCAAAAATTAAGTGCGACTTATAAAAAAGTCCCTTATTTTTTATTTAATACAAAACACATTCTTCAATAAAAATAAAGGTTTTTTCTATAAATTTTATTGATTGTGTGAATTTAAATTAAATAAAATTGCTATAAATTATTTTTCTAATAATATTGTCTTTTTGTAAATTTATAGAATAAAAAACATCAAACACTGACATTAATTGCGTGTTTGATGTTTACGTTAAATTTAGGTTAAATAACATTTGTAACATTTAGAATTATTAAGATTAAATTTACTAATGCTATAATGATTAAAAGTGAAAGAGCAACTTTTATTCCGGTATTTTTTTGATTATAACGTCTTTGATGGTAGTGATGAATGTGCTCTTCTTTTGTCATCATCATATCATCTTTCATCATAGAATCATCATCAGACATCATATGATCTTCTTCTTTATCCATATTTGACTCTTGTGACATCATGTCATTTTCTTTCATCATAGGTTCTTCTTCCATCATCATAGAATCATCAGACATCATATGATCTTCTTCCATCATAGTTTTTTCAGTAGCGAATCCTTCCACTGTTTTCATCATTGTCTCAGACATTTGGCCATCGCTTGATAAATTGTAGTAAACATCTAATTTACCTTCATATGGTTTTAGATCTAAAATTGTTACATCAAATTTAGATTCGTATTCCACGTCATCTTTCATAACATCTGTTGACATTTTAGATTCTTTATCTGGAACATCAAATGTAATTTCATTAGCTTCTTCTTCTAATTCTTTCATTAGCATCATTTTTTTCGAAGGTTTTTTAGTTGATTTTTCCACTAAATTTTCTTTTTCAATGTAGCTAATTGCATCTTGATTTTCAACGTTCTTCTCTTTAACGTGTTCGATGATTAGACGAGCTTTTTCAAGTCCTACACTACCACGATAAGCGGCATCACGGTGGAATCATACTCTTGTTTCATTTTCTGATTGTTCGGATACACGAACATACTCAGCAAGTGCGTCGGTGAATTCAGCGAAATTTCCTGAGATTTTTTTATTAGCTTTTTTAAAATTAAAAGATATATTTCTATTTTTATCGAAAGCTTCCGAAATGTAATATTTGTCCAATAATTTTTTTTGTTTTTTCTTCATTTTTTCTCCATTAAATTTATATATAGAATAATATTATTTTAACAAAAAAATAGTCAACAAAAAAAATAACATGGTTTTTTGTACTAACATTCATGTTATTTAGTAGTCAATGTTAATTTATTGTTTACATTCGATTAAAAGATTCACAATGTTTTCAATATCTTTTGAATCTAAAATTGCTGGTAAATTTTTAATAATTTTATTCATTTCATAATCAAGATTATCAATAGTTACATAAGACATATAAGGCTTAAGATTCACAATTAATGGTGTTGTTTCTTTATAGAAAACCATAATTCCGATTATTGGGGTATTTGGTGGTAAAATTGCCGCTAGTTTTTCCATATCTTCGCCCAATTCAATTGTAGCATTTGGAAATATATAATCTCTTTTACTGCCTTTAATATGTCATTCACGTTGAAGAGCATCTCCATCAATATGGCCATCTTCAATATAATTGGCTTTAAATAAGACAACCGAACCGGGACTAATTAAAATATTTCCCAATTGAAATTTTTCTTTAGTTTTGAGATTTTTATATAATGAGGGTTTAACTCATTTAGTATTAAAATTTTCGTTTAATGTTTTCAGTATTTCAACGCCGATTTCTTCTTCAAATTTCTGATTTTTTTTCGATTTACTTAAATTACCTTTATGAATAAAAAAACCAATTATAAACATTATTATTACAAATCCAATAAATAAAAATAACCCCAAAATAATTCCGATGATATAAATTCCGTCCATTTTAATCCTACCTTTATGTAAATTTGTGTGCGTTCATTGTTTTTCTAATATGTTTATAATCGGGAAATTCTTTGCTAACAATTTTCCAAAACCGAGCAGAGTGATTTGCCTCAAGAAAATGAGCGATTTCATGCGCTGCCACATATCTAATACACTTTATATTATAGAATATTAAATATTTAGAAACTGAAATTATATTTTTTAATAAATAATTTGTTGCTCAAGCAGATGATTTGGTTGATATTTTTATTTTTGATGACAAACTTCTATTAAGAAATTTCTCTGAATAGTAGTTAGCTCAATAACTAAAAATTTTTTCAAGTTTTTCTGATAAATTATTTCAAATTGTTTTTTTAATGTAGTTTTCATCGTGTTTGGTAATTGGAATAATTTCAATTTCATCATTAAAATATATTTGAAGATAATTATTAATAATTTTAAAATAAGATAACTTTCCAAGATAATAAAAACTTTGATCAGTTCAATTAATGTCAAGCAGTGGTCTAACATCTTGTTTTTTAGTGGATTGAGTTAATTTTAAAATAGCGGTGTTAAGAAAATTATTTAATTGTTCAGTATTTAAATAATGAATTGGTGTAGAGAGAATTAATTTATTATCGCGTAGAGATAAATAAATATTTTTATTATTTGTAAATCTCACATAAATGTTAAATTCCTTATCATTAATTTTATATGCTAAAACATCATCAATTTTTTTCATAATATAATTTTAGTAAAAAATGAAAACTATTTATGATTTAGCTAATTTGTTTGCTTTTGAATAAAAAGAATAAAAAAATGATTTTTTATTATAAAATATTAATTGCTAATTATTATTGCAAGAAAGGCAAACCAATGGCAAATATTAAATCAAAACAAAAAGCAATATTATCTAACGAAAAAGCGCGTGTTCGCAACTCAGCTATCAAATCTTCAGTTAAAACTGCAATTAAAAAGGCAAAATTAGCCGCACAGTCAAAAGATCCTAAGGCAAATGATTTATTTGCTAAAGCACATCATGAAATTGATAAAGCTGTTTCTAAAGGTGTTTTACACCAAAACAATGGTGCTAGAAAAGCAAGCCGTTTAGATGCGTTTATTGCGAAAAATAGATAATTGAAATTTGTATAATTACTAAAAATTAATAAAAGCCCGCTTATGGGCTTTTTTTCATATCTTGCTATTTTTTAGGATATTTATTAATTTTGATATGAGTAGGTTTATTGATTTTAAACACTAAACTATATTCCCCTTTTTGACTATCCAAACGAATTTGTTTAAGGACATCAGCCGGGTTACCTTCATAGGTTTTTTCATAAAGTTTAGTCATCTCCTTAATTAAAAATAACCTAACTTTATCGCCAAAAACTAAATCAAAATCAGCAATCGTTGCTTCAAGTTTATGTGGTGAAACATAACAAACATATGTGCCGAAATCAAGTGATTTTAAATAATTTTGTCTAGCCTGAGTTTTGTCTTTTAAAAAACCAATAAAGCTAAATTCTGAACTAAAATTAGCTTTGATAACAGCATGAATTAAAGCTGTTGGTCCGCCTATGACTTCAACTTCAATATTATTTATTTTGGCTAAATTAATAATCTCAAATCCTGGATCAGAAATACATGGCATCCCTGCATCTGAAATGAGCGAAACTTTTTGATGATCTAAAATCATATTAATAATTTTTGGAGCCAAAGTTTTTTCATTATAGTTGTGATATGAAATTAATTTTTTATTAATAATGTCATAATGTCGTAGTAGCTTTTGACTCACTCTCGTATCTTCACATAAGATAATGTCAGATGCTTTTAAAGTATTCAGCGCCCTTATACTAATATCTTCTAAATTTCCAATTGGAGTGCCAACAATAAAGATTTTATTTGCCATAAATTTTCTCGATTTTAATTAAAAAATTAGATTTTTGTAGAGGGAAATTCACATTAGTTTTTAGGGTTTTATACATAGCTTTTAAACATTCTATGATTTCGTCAATTTTTGAACTGTTATTGATAGTTTTAGCGTCTTTTAAAGATAAAATGGTTAAATTTGTTGTTAAATTATTGCTAATCTTAGCTAAATCTTCGTAAATAAAAATCATAAAAACTAAAAGAAAATTTGCGAGATCTTTATCAAAATGTTTTAATAAAAAATATAGAAATGATTCAGGCTTTGAAAATGATGATATTATAGCTGATTTCAAATTTTTTAGCAATGTATTTAATTTTTCATGATCATCTAAATTATATTTATTCGCATATACTAAAATAAAATCCTTAATTGAATTAATTTTAGTCAAATTAGTTTTAATATTAATAATAAAAGCTCGTGATCTAATTGTTTTTAGCACTTTATTCATTTGATTAGTGGTCATGATTACAATCGTGTGTGTTGGAGGATTTTCTAAAAATTTTAGTAAACTATTAAGACTTTGAGGAGTTCCATTTTCAATATTTTTGATAATTAAAATCTTAAATTTGTGATGGTTTGACAAATTGCTTTTAAATGCTCAAAGCATTGCCTCAGCAATAGCTTCCTTTGTTATTAATTGATTACTTTCATTGACACATAAATATAAATCCTTAAATTTAAGTTCAGAAAATTGATTAAATTTTTCACCATTAATTGTATTGATAAATGAAATAATATATTCATCGAAATCATTGGTAACTAATTGTGAAAATAAATAAACCTGCTGAAGTTTATTTTCTTTGATTGAATTATTAATAATTTTTAAAAATTCATTACTTACAATCATTAGATAATTTTTTGATCCGACAAAACAGCAATAAATCTTTCAAATAATTCATCAATTGAACAATTAGCGTCAATAATGCAATATTTCTTAGCATCCTTACTAACTGTTTTTAAATAAGCTTCACGCAGATTTGTATAATAATTAAGATCAAGATTTTCCAATCTATCCATTGACTTTCCACTTTCTTTTAATCTTTGAATTGAAATTTCCGGTAACAGATCAAAGAAAATTATAAAATCCGGATGTGTATTATCGGTAGCTATTTCATTAATCATTTTTACCTTTGATACTCCAATATTTCCTAATATTCCTTGATAAACATATGATGATGTTCAATAACGATCTGAAATAACATTTTTGCCCGATTCCAATGCTGGTCATATACCTTTTTCTAAGTTAATTCTCCGACTTGTAGCAAAAAGTAAGGCGTCAACCATTGGACTAAATTCATTACCATTTTCTAAAATTAAGTCACGTATTTTTTCAGCTTCTTTTGAAAAACTACTTCCTGGTTCTCTTGTAAAGACAAAATCTTTTTGTTTTTTATTTTTTTTCAAATATTCTTCAAATTTTTTCAGAATAGTTGTTTTTCCAGCTCCATCCATTCCTTCTATAGCTATAAATTTTCCACGATTTGTTTTCATATTTCCTTCTTTTATATTTTAGTTTTATTAATCAAAGATTGTTTTAATGTAACTGGATCAACATATTCAACTTGAACTCCAAGCGGAATTCCCATTGAAAGCTGATATGCGTTATCAAAATTAATTTTATCCTTAAGAATTTTTTTAATAAATTGTGTTGTGAATTGCCCTTCGACTGTAGCAGATAAAGCAATCACAATTTCTGAAACATTTTTAGCAACAATTAATAATTTCTCTAGATTGCGATTAAATTTTTCATTGCTTTTTTTTAAATCATACAACTCTTCAATAACGAAGTATCTTCCTTTATAAATTTCTAATGCTTCAAATTTTTTTAAATCTTCTTGACTTAGAACTACCATCAATTTTTTTTCGCGAAATTTATCATCGCAAATGTCACAAGTATCTTTCTCTGAATATGCATTACAATTTTGACATTTTTTGATTTTACTTTTTAGGCTTTTAATTAATTGATAAATATGCTCTAATTTTTCAATGTCATTTTCCAAGAAATAGCCAATAATTTTTTGAGATTGACGTTTTGTAATTCCGGGAATTGCTTTCAGTAGCAATTCGATCTCTTCTTCAGTTTTCATTTTAGAATGGAAGTCCACCACCAGCGTATTTAGCATTTATTTGTTCATATTCTTCTTCAATTGCATCAATCGCTTCATTAACCGCAATTAAAACTAAATCTTGTAGTAATTCTGGATCTTCTGGGTCGATTAACGCTGGGTTGATTTCTACTTTAGTAATTTTTCTTGTTCCCAACATGGTAATTTTTATTCCTTGTTTTTCAATAACAAATTCTTTTTTAGCAATCAATTGTTCTTCTTTTTCTAATTCGCCTTGAATTCTTTTTGCTTTTTTTAGCATTTCGTTAATATTGTTCATGTTTTCTCCTAATTATTTTTTAATTTTAAATTTTTCACCGAATGTTTCCATAGCTCAATCAATATTTGATGATGTTTCATCATAACGCTTAGATAAATCTTCTAATTCTTTAACCTCACGTCTTTTCAATTCTTCTTTATTGTTAACTCAATAATTTTTAGCTTCTTCAATTTGCTTCTCAGTTATCGCAAATAGGTGAACATAACGGTTAAAAATTTTATATGAAGCCTTAATTAAATTATCATGATAAGCATGTCGATTTAAATCAAAAACCTTATCGTCAAGTGATGAATTAAATAATATAAAATCATTTGATGAAAAAATAATTTTAAAATTGCTCAAAATATCTTTTGCTTGTTTATCATCATCGGAATTTGAGAGCTTAGAATCAATTAAACTATACTCAATTGTATCATTATATGTTAAATTAGCATTCTCATATCCAGGTTTTTTCATTTTACAATATTGCTTAATTAATAAACAGTCAATAATTTGATCCAAACTAATTCTATCAGCTCCCATAATTTCATTATTTTTAACTATATTCTTATTCTCAAAGTTGTCTACATCATAATTATCAGATACAATTGCGTCATTAATTTGAGCATTTTCCAATTCAATTGTTGTATCAGAAAGTAAAATTTCAGCTGTTTTTTCCAAAATATCATCAACATTGACTTCTTCTATTTTTAAGTCATCATAATTTTTTTTATCGTTATAAGTATTGGCAATCGATGATAAATTAAATTTGGAATTTAGTTCTTCTTGTTCTAATGAAGTTTTTTTGATAATTTTTTCAGTAGTTTTTTTTAACTCCTCGCGAAAATAATCAATTGGTTTTTTATCTAAATTAATATTTGATTGTTGAGATTCTGATTTCACCATTTTCATTAAACACAACTCAAATGTTTGTTTAGGAAAATCAGAATATTTTATTTCTTTTAATGAAACTAGAATAATATCGAGAAATTCATAAGCACGACTTATATTACTAATTTTTATTTCATTAATTTTATCTTCACTAAGCTCCTCAACCAAACGCATACTATTAGTCTTTTTATAAAGAATGAAATCCTTTAAGATATCGACAATTTGATTTAAAAGTCGAGAAATATCAATTCCCTGTTCTAATAAAGAATTAGCAAATGTTAACAATTCTTCTAAA
The sequence above is a segment of the [Mycoplasma] phocae genome. Coding sequences within it:
- a CDS encoding DEAD/DEAH box helicase translates to MENNEVKYQTILANLQNIETNDSSLFSSVDNEKFFDVLKNFGVETFDNFYTHHHINHILKENSNRIISEKVAVATNKFEVISIFKEYNRRIDNAIFKALNNNFEKAKQLLLNNLETEFQKSIVKWKKILNNAKNINIETNIWPLHLGFFFISIKTDKKIIFAPLFFKEVTIRIENSLVYLESSSDIRINSKLITFLSQQGFMINVDTFNFSNATMEEVFNYFKEIWSPIYQIPETIKNAIPDLEQDKISNTSIEFHQGMVLGFYNVSSGYLWNQMKKIIENDEFDYILNPKISKVKYVETVKRVIFDKHFKLFKIQKTNFSQDCATISALYQDTIIWGPPGTGKSQTISNLIANIVAHGYSGLVVSQKKAALDVLKKRLKSISKFCLFALSDKHVQLDEFYQPLQKYIYELEHCSRTNSEKGISIFSLEDKNYVDTISRLHNNPNIDNLLQFYSALTNVNFSESLFENLKLLDRELKYEFNKVLLDKKSIMKHLYEVNLGKKPHFFTFYPSSIKRVAEILASDSSLFSVDIDKCLKFIDKVNYDSVVDIIDEYKNIIKSKSIELNNEKILSEMILEKKFEIVSNFSGKQLALYNDFTLSIRTAKLKPYLFFHRYREIIKLLFPIIITTPEIDLSMWEKEEFDYAILDESSQMFLEKGIPILYLAKRKILAGDSQQMQPTRWFSVTYNFDEEDELGHIESLLAYARNRGVFSILLNKNYRSKLAALMTFSSKHFYDSKLDVIDDYEVSLNKDKAIDVVQVNGAWNNSMNVEEGTKVIEIIKENLAKYKKIIVLVFNVKQQDYLMNLIFGNEPELENAINSGQISLKNIENIQGDEADLVIMSVVYDKNTSLYGTYVARAGGKNALNVAISRAREKIIVVKSIYADDVQITENSTTDMRIFKEWLKFLDLSLEEQKNYLDEVDDDMIEITRNISINEDVEYKKEILSQLQQLVQDHNNLKFISDYSIGTKTIDIVLINMITNKLIHGFIIDYYDYINNYENYLKFKDGIKFLESKAYPITIISKHEWPIKKYKIISEIKEKINKELIATKNFESDRIARQRPPVVIRSIEPDLENDDEIEDFHVEENFNKEKNIQEDLEHENESTRIIRLDLDIDNELELENQPKNNENIEESPENILEISKHLNRSDLHEVEIEADDNSKSHLNYNVLDEDEIEADDDSKSLNYNVLDEDKIEADDDSKSHLNYNVLNVDENPKSEPMNQNLGIINEENLNNLEDYQENIQKNQIQDPTLDSNANENDNGEETEEELEEVSNFDDLTEDIYYNTGFYDVEDETSNVNLKEEDNSVDNKNPSAYLDKNYESEYISDELKNSVNQSEIEDDNFEENTFEDDAQNLESLPMPNNLNSEIDHENNDNEIINLENTNLNDNFTNGLENNELDIKSNESSKQEHSTETNISNDDVNDLNFSDKFNIENDVISDDFDKDVENQNSVVNNNKTEVVDVFNLQNRVDNNDQIIDEEINHNQMTNFKYDDDNQNSIVDENDDKFQDMFDIESEEINKNAETLENHNDDQIENDHIEDNEFKAEDNMFENIDNLSQNTLNEEISTDESFENSDEEIKDFNDLFKNEDETNDFDSETNNSKIIVDETKEDTNLDNDEKTLEMQMNDLDSENLNHFSSHEQLAQHQIKSTSETELNFNNLNKNKEKNTELEEDDLDGWIYSDNWDEMADADNSSNHDKSNSNDDNKFDNHQDEKNDIARKNDENSNKLEKFDDDSAKNTVSDYLKEFNLMGPEESEDKTTEFEKYIGE
- a CDS encoding PTS glucose transporter subunit IIB, with protein sequence MEILQFKNEAKMNKKHKFLYILLCILTLGFICIYWKKKYQQKKPKDYLSIQEKLSFDYDEFLKFIGGKDNIVDVNATQKVVKIAFIDRKKVDSSALKSLDGITGISFQSQQISLVIGNSAKYLEQKIRKEIE
- the trpS gene encoding tryptophan--tRNA ligase; its protein translation is MQKKIMLSGITATGKLTIANFIGAIKNIVKLQDKYDNYVFIADLHALTLPIDKKELANNRRDIFALFRACGVDLNKTTLFFQSDVIEHGLMNWLILTNTSIGELSRMTQFKDKSTKIKSANGMETIPTGLLMYPTLMVADILLYNADIIPVGIDQKQHVELTRNLAIRLNNKYKTDFKIPEPFIPEIGAKIMSLTEPTKKMSKSDTNQKSSIYLLDNPDEAYKKIMRSVTDSEGKIYVDDSKPGITNLLSIYSAIKDITLKDAELEFKDKNYGELKQAVGEEVKALLTKIQENYSIHIKNVEQESQIGALKARKTANENMNKLMKGMGLSHES